Proteins from a single region of Bartonella sp. M0283:
- a CDS encoding NADH:ubiquinone oxidoreductase subunit NDUFA12, translating to MAGIWKQVFTWWNGNTINTRFFTWLHGKRVGEDEFGNIYYEGSRHKDGYPRRWVIYKNYSEASTIPAGWHGWIHHRTDTPPSAEDYHAREWEKPHLPNLTGTNKAYTPKGSIAHHGQRPQVTGDYDAWTPGK from the coding sequence ATGGCTGGTATCTGGAAACAGGTTTTTACATGGTGGAATGGTAACACCATTAATACACGTTTTTTCACGTGGCTACATGGCAAGCGCGTAGGTGAAGACGAGTTCGGAAATATCTATTATGAAGGCAGCCGCCATAAAGACGGCTATCCGCGGCGCTGGGTCATTTACAAGAACTATTCGGAAGCTTCAACCATTCCTGCTGGTTGGCACGGCTGGATTCATCATCGTACAGATACGCCGCCAAGTGCAGAAGACTACCACGCACGTGAGTGGGAGAAACCCCATCTTCCCAATCTGACCGGTACAAATAAAGCCTATACGCCGAAAGGTTCGATTGCCCATCATGGTCAACGTCCTCAAGTTACCGGCGATTACGACGCGTGGACACCGGGCAAATAA
- a CDS encoding GNAT family N-acetyltransferase — translation MWIRTASRNDINAIHDLLIETWHATLDDIVGREEVDRKIAHDYTPDLLKKMLSRPASEYVVADDGDMLHGVAYAAQGAVKGDSEIALVLHLCVKPESQGQGIGQRLLIELEEAFPAARKIRVVLNKKDVRTQKFFEEQGYKHLGKSGDNKSDNDVVLEKTLF, via the coding sequence ATGTGGATTCGCACTGCATCCAGGAATGATATCAATGCTATTCATGATCTGTTGATCGAAACATGGCATGCGACATTAGATGATATCGTCGGGCGTGAAGAAGTTGATCGTAAAATTGCTCATGATTATACGCCTGATCTCTTGAAGAAAATGCTTAGTCGTCCAGCATCCGAATATGTCGTGGCGGACGACGGCGATATGCTTCACGGCGTGGCTTATGCTGCACAAGGAGCGGTAAAGGGCGATTCTGAAATCGCACTTGTGCTTCATCTGTGTGTAAAACCGGAAAGTCAGGGGCAGGGGATTGGTCAACGATTATTGATCGAACTTGAAGAGGCCTTTCCGGCAGCGCGGAAAATTCGTGTGGTACTCAATAAAAAAGATGTGCGGACACAAAAGTTCTTTGAAGAACAGGGGTATAAGCACCTCGGGAAAAGTGGTGACAACAAGTCGGATAATGATGTTGTCTTGGAGAAGACACTGTTCTGA
- the gatB gene encoding Asp-tRNA(Asn)/Glu-tRNA(Gln) amidotransferase subunit GatB, whose product MTLVDARTADPKRFISGATGDWEVIIGLEVHAQVTSNSKLFSGASTKFGAEPNAHVSLVDAAMPGMLPVINIECVKQAVRTGLGLNAKINLKSVFDRKNYFYPDLPQGYQISQFEQPIVGEGKIIISVGPDKKGEFEDVEIGIERLHLEQDAGKSIHDQHPTMSFVDLNRSGVALMEIVSKPDLRSSDEAKAYVTKLRTIVRYLGTCDGNMDEGAMRADVNVSVRRPGGDFGTRCEIKNVNSIRFIGQAIDYEARRQIAVLEDGGTIDQETRLFDSAKGETRTMRSKEEAHDYRYFPDPDLLPLVFDQKFVDDLKADLPALPDEIKSNFINEMGLSAYDASILVSEKAIADFFQSVAAGRDGKLAANWVINDLLGALNKANLDISQSPMSADQLGGIIDLIKEGTISGKIAKDLFEIVWNEGGDPAKIVEERGMKQVTDTAAIEKTVDEIIAANPDKVAQAKEKPTLAGWFVGQVMKKTGGKANPQVVNKLIKAKLGIE is encoded by the coding sequence ATGACACTCGTTGATGCCCGTACAGCTGACCCGAAACGTTTCATCTCTGGAGCTACCGGAGACTGGGAAGTCATTATAGGATTGGAAGTACATGCTCAGGTAACCTCCAATTCCAAACTTTTTTCCGGCGCTTCCACAAAATTCGGGGCTGAACCTAATGCTCATGTATCGCTTGTTGATGCTGCAATGCCGGGTATGCTGCCTGTCATTAACATCGAATGTGTCAAACAGGCTGTGAGAACCGGATTGGGACTGAATGCCAAGATCAATTTAAAATCTGTGTTCGACCGCAAAAACTATTTTTATCCCGATTTGCCCCAAGGCTATCAGATTTCCCAATTTGAACAGCCGATCGTTGGAGAAGGTAAAATCATCATCTCTGTTGGTCCTGATAAAAAAGGTGAGTTCGAGGATGTAGAAATCGGTATTGAACGGCTCCATCTTGAGCAAGATGCAGGAAAATCTATTCACGATCAACACCCGACAATGTCATTTGTCGATCTTAACCGTTCCGGCGTCGCGTTGATGGAAATTGTATCAAAGCCGGATTTGCGTTCGTCGGATGAAGCAAAAGCCTATGTGACGAAATTGCGTACGATTGTTCGCTATCTAGGAACATGTGATGGCAATATGGATGAAGGTGCAATGCGTGCCGATGTCAATGTTTCGGTGCGTCGTCCGGGTGGTGATTTCGGTACACGGTGCGAAATCAAGAACGTCAATTCGATCCGTTTTATCGGGCAGGCAATTGATTATGAAGCACGTCGGCAGATAGCGGTTCTTGAAGACGGCGGCACAATCGATCAGGAAACACGGCTGTTTGATTCAGCAAAGGGTGAAACACGGACAATGCGTTCGAAAGAAGAAGCGCATGACTATCGTTATTTTCCTGATCCCGATTTATTACCTTTGGTTTTTGACCAGAAATTTGTCGACGATCTGAAAGCCGACTTGCCGGCCTTGCCTGATGAAATCAAGTCGAACTTTATCAATGAAATGGGTTTGAGTGCCTATGACGCTTCTATTCTTGTAAGCGAAAAGGCGATTGCCGATTTCTTCCAGTCGGTCGCTGCCGGTCGCGATGGTAAACTTGCAGCCAATTGGGTGATTAACGATTTGCTCGGCGCTTTGAACAAAGCAAACCTTGATATTTCGCAATCTCCAATGAGTGCAGATCAACTTGGCGGAATCATCGATTTGATAAAAGAGGGCACGATTTCCGGAAAAATTGCAAAAGACCTCTTCGAGATCGTTTGGAACGAGGGGGGGGACCCTGCAAAAATCGTTGAGGAACGCGGTATGAAGCAGGTTACCGACACGGCCGCTATCGAAAAAACTGTCGATGAAATTATTGCTGCCAATCCGGATAAAGTTGCTCAAGCTAAAGAAAAGCCAACATTGGCTGGTTGGTTTGTCGGTCAGGTCATGAAAAAAACCGGTGGTAAGGCAAATCCTCAAGTAGTAAACAAACTGATAAAGGCAAAACTCGGGATTGAATAA
- a CDS encoding DUF2155 domain-containing protein, translating into MRFFKPFFRRCLFVLFALFLGLFATASSYAQETTRLSNPVAVFSGLDKITGRITTFDVYIGETYQFGALQVTPRVCYTSSADEATRTDGFVEVNEITLDKKIKRIFTGWMFADSPGLNAVEHPIYDVWLKDCKQKSKVPAPQ; encoded by the coding sequence ATGAGATTTTTTAAACCGTTTTTCAGACGTTGCTTATTTGTCCTGTTTGCCTTATTCCTTGGGCTTTTTGCGACTGCATCATCTTATGCACAAGAGACAACGCGATTAAGTAATCCTGTTGCTGTTTTTTCCGGTCTTGATAAAATTACCGGACGCATCACAACTTTCGATGTCTATATAGGAGAGACCTACCAATTTGGGGCTCTTCAGGTGACGCCGCGCGTCTGTTATACAAGCTCGGCAGATGAAGCAACACGCACAGATGGATTTGTCGAGGTTAACGAAATCACCCTTGATAAAAAAATCAAACGCATATTCACTGGCTGGATGTTTGCAGATAGCCCCGGTCTTAATGCTGTCGAACACCCGATTTATGATGTGTGGTTGAAAGACTGCAAACAAAAATCCAAAGTTCCTGCTCCCCAATAA
- a CDS encoding L,D-transpeptidase: MNYWKISALLSGATFLLFSLMGQASADDILALVNVSNQTMTVKKDGKTLYQWKVSTGRKGYATPSGTYRPVRMHKMWRSRKYDNAPMPYAIFYNQGYAIHGTSYVSRLGSPASHGCIRLKTANAEILYKMLLKEGQENLKIVIK; encoded by the coding sequence ATGAACTATTGGAAAATATCTGCTCTTTTGAGTGGAGCCACGTTTTTATTGTTTTCATTGATGGGGCAAGCATCGGCTGATGACATTTTGGCACTCGTCAACGTTTCAAATCAGACAATGACTGTTAAAAAAGATGGTAAAACGCTTTACCAATGGAAAGTATCCACCGGACGGAAAGGATATGCAACGCCAAGTGGAACCTATCGCCCCGTCAGAATGCACAAAATGTGGCGCAGCCGGAAATATGACAATGCTCCGATGCCTTATGCAATATTTTATAATCAAGGTTACGCAATTCACGGCACATCTTATGTAAGCCGTTTAGGGAGTCCGGCAAGTCATGGTTGCATCCGCTTGAAGACGGCAAATGCAGAAATTCTTTATAAAATGCTGTTAAAAGAAGGGCAGGAAAACCTCAAAATTGTAATTAAATAA